The genomic segment TCACTGACACGTTTATTGGTTAAAACCTTACCACCTAGACTCTTAATCTTATCTACCCAAGGATTAAAAATCTTTTCTCCCACAGTTCCACGACACCAAACTACATCAAAATCGGCTTGATGGGCTAAAATAAAGTAGTAGAGCATACCTAGGGTAGCAGCAGCACTACATTGCTCTCCTGGTGCGAACAAACCTACTAATAACATAGGTTCAAAGGCTTCTTTATATAATCTTTCTGAGACGCCAAATTGTTTAAATAACTCTCTTGCTGTCATTTTGTCATATTTTTGCCAAGCTGTTGGACTATTGTCAAAATCAATGACTGCGTAGAGTAAGGGTAAACAAGATAAGCGATCGCTTAGGGGTAAACGATAGAATTGTGTGTAACAAAAAGTACCCAAAGGGCTAGGAAGTCTGGGTAAATCTTGGAAAATGGGGGATTGTACCTCTAAACCCGCGGGTGAATATTGAGAGGATTTAGTAAAGGGAGTAAATGGCTTTAAATCCAATTCATCGACTAAATTAAAGATATTGCCATAGGGATACCAAAAACCGTGAATACCAGCTTCTAAGTCTTTTCCCTCTTGGGTTTTCCATCCTGCTACTAATCCACCTGGATAGGGTGCAGCTTCTAAGAGAGTAACATCATAACCTTGTTTTGCTAAATGATAGGTAGCACCTAAACCTGACCAACCTGCACCTACTATGACAATTTTTTGATTATTTTCCATGTATTTTCTCAAACCAATTTTCAAAGCGATCGCCTAAAGCCGGGAGAGAATATTCTGTCTCTGCTTGTTGACGACAACGTTTTCTATCTATTTGCGCTAAACCGGAGATAGCTTCGACTAAACCGGTGACGCTATCAGGGGTGACTAAAAAACCTGTTTCCCCATGACGAATAATTTCTGTCGGACCACCGCGAGCATAACTAATCACAGGTACGCCACAAGCTAAGGCTTCAATAGCGACATTACCAAAAGCTTCTACCCAACGTGGAGTCATTAATAAAGCTTGACAGCGTCCTAATTGAGCTTGTAGTTCTAGAGTAGATAAAAAACCACAATATTCTAGAGCAGCATTTGGATAATCTCTCTTAATTTGTTCCCAATAATCTTGGTCTTGAATTTTCCCCCAAATTTTTAGGGGTATTCCCGTTATTACTGAAGCTGAGACAGCATCTTCTAAACCCTTTTCTGGTGCGATTCTACCTACCCAAGCCAGATAATGTTCAGGTTGTGGACAAAAATCATAGAGAGATAGATCAATAGCACTTCCTAATATTTGACAAGCATCAGCAAAAGGAAAAGTTTCCGCCTGTGTACGAGTATATACCCCAATAGTTTCAGGATAAGCTTTAGCGACTCGATTCATGACCACATCTAAAGCATCTGATAGAGAGCCCATACTGATAAAATGAGCGATCGCAGTACTAAAGAACTCAGTCAAATAGAAAGGTAACCAATCAAAGGCAAAATTAACCAATAAATCATAATCTGGTTGGACAGTATAGGCA from the Gloeocapsa sp. DLM2.Bin57 genome contains:
- a CDS encoding glycosyltransferase, producing the protein MLKLLFLSTPVGPLGSGLGGGVELTLYNLAAEMQRRGHQVVVVAPTASKLTDIKIIEISGKLQIPAQTQSRDVSISLPQDSVLANIWEYAYTVQPDYDLLVNFAFDWLPFYLTEFFSTAIAHFISMGSLSDALDVVMNRVAKAYPETIGVYTRTQAETFPFADACQILGSAIDLSLYDFCPQPEHYLAWVGRIAPEKGLEDAVSASVITGIPLKIWGKIQDQDYWEQIKRDYPNAALEYCGFLSTLELQAQLGRCQALLMTPRWVEAFGNVAIEALACGVPVISYARGGPTEIIRHGETGFLVTPDSVTGLVEAISGLAQIDRKRCRQQAETEYSLPALGDRFENWFEKIHGK